The following are from one region of the Vitis riparia cultivar Riparia Gloire de Montpellier isolate 1030 chromosome 9, EGFV_Vit.rip_1.0, whole genome shotgun sequence genome:
- the LOC117921452 gene encoding probable disease resistance protein At5g63020, translating into MDCVSPILDVVTRVWDCTAKHAVYIRDLQENMDSLRNAMQELKNAYQDVKGRVELEEQRQMRRTNEVGGWLDSVLAMELEVNEILEKGDQEIQKKCPGTCCPRNCRSSYKLGKKASKKLGAVTELRNQGRFGVVADRLPQAPVDERPMEKTVGLDLMFTEVCRCIQDEELGIIGLYGMGGAGKTTLMTKVNNEFIRASKIFEIAIWVVVSRPARVEKVQEVIRNKLDIPEDRWRNRTEDEKAVAIFNVLKAQRFVMLLDDVWERLHLQKVGVPSPNSQNKSKVILTTRSLDVCRDMEAQKSIKVECLTEEEAINLFKEKVGETTLNSHPDIPQLAETAAKECKGLPLALITIGRAMIGKSTPQEWERAILMLQTYLSKFSGMGDHVFPVLKFSYDNLPNDTIKTCFLYLAIFPEDHVISDQDLIFLWIGEGFLDEFVSIDDALNQGHHIIEHLKTVCLFEKGQFGGVKMHDVIRDMALWLDSEYRGNKNIILAEEVDTMEVHQVSKWKEAHRLHLSSTSSLEELTIPLSFPNLLTLIVGHLETLPSGFFHFMPVIKVLDLSNARITKLPTGIGKLVSLQYLNLSNTDLRELSAELATLKRLRYLLLESSLQIIFKEVISHLSMLRLFSFRIPYSFSEEEANYSRKDDKAIYLRKDNKALLEELEGLEHINWVSLPIVDALSFQKLLNSQKLLNAMRDLDLWNLEGISRLQLPRIKHLRSLNIYRCGELQDIKVNLENERGRREFVAGYIPNSIFYNLLSVNVRQLPKLLDLTWLIYIPSLERLIVQRCESMEEVIGDASGVPENLGIFSRLKILYLSFVPNLRSISRRALPFPSLETLIMRKCPNLRKLPLDSNSARNSLKTINGESEWWQGLQWEDETIQLTFTPYFHN; encoded by the coding sequence ATGGATTGTGTGAGCCCAATCTTGGATGTTGTCACTCGCGTATGGGACTGCACAGCCAAGCATGCAGTCTACATCAGGGATCTGCAGGAAAATATGGACTCGTTAAGAAACGCAATGCAGGAGCTGAAGAACGCATACCAGGATGTGAAGGGAAGAGTTGAACTTGAAGAGCAACGGCAAATGAGGCGCACAAATGAAGTGGGCGGCTGGCTCGATAGCGTCCTAGCCATGGAACTAGAAGTCAACGAGATCCTGGAGAAAGGCGATCAGGAAATCCAGAAGAAATGCCCTGGAACTTGTTGCCCCAGAAACTGCCGGTCCAGCTACAAGCTTGGGAAGAAAGCGAGTAAAAAGCTGGGTGCTGTGACTGAATTAAGGAACCAGGGACGCTTTGGCGTTGTGGCTGATAGGTTACCTCAAGCTCCGGTGGATGAGAGGCCGATGGAGAAGACTGTGGGCTTAGATCTGATGTTTACAGAGGTTTGCAGATGCATCCAAGATGAGGAGCTGGGAATTATTGGGTTGTACGGTATGGGGGGTGCCGGGAAAACTACCCTCATGACCAAAGTCAATAATGAGTTCATCAGAGCGAGCAAGATCTTTGAAATCGCCATTTGGGTTGTAGTATCCAGGCCAGCACGTGTGGAAAAAGTACAAGAAGTCATTCGCAACAAGTTAGACATTCCTGAAGACAGATGGAGAAACAGAACCGAGGATGAAAAGGCAGTAGCAATTTTCAATGTCTTGAAGGCACAAAGGTTTGTGATGCTGCTAGATGATGTATGGGAGCGGCTTCATCTCCAAAAAGTGGGGGTTCCTTCTCCTAATTCCCAAAACAAGTCCAAAGTAATATTAACAACCCGTTCTCTGGATGTTTGTCGCGATATGGAAGCTCAAAAAAGCATTAAGGTTGAGTGTTTGACAGAAGAGGAGGCCATCAATTTGTTCAAGGAGAAGGTTGGAGAGACCACTCTAAATTCACATCCAGATATACCCCAGCTGGCTGAAACTGCTGCTAAAGAGTGCAAAGGTTTACCACTTGCACTCATCACTATTGGGAGAGCTATGATCGGCAAGAGCACACCACAAGAATGGGAGCGAGCCATACTAATGTTGCAGACTTATTTATCAAAGTTTTCAGGTATGGGAGATCATGTATTTCCGGTCCTCAAATTCAGTTACGATAACTTGCCAAATGACACCATCAAGACTTGTTTTTTATATCTTGCTATATTCCCAGAGGACCATGTAATTTCTGATCAGGATCTTATATTCCTTTGGATTGGAGAAGGGTTTCTGGATGAATTTGTTAGCATAGATGACGCATTAAACCAAGGGCACCACATCATTGAGCATCTAAAGACAGTATGTCTATTCGAGAAGGGTCAATTTGGTGGGGTTAAAATGCATGATGTCATTCGTGATATGGCTTTATGGTTAGATTCGGAATATAGGGGCAATAAGAACATAATCTTGGCAGAAGAAGTTGATACTATGGAAGTTCACCAAGTTTCAAAGTGGAAAGAGGCACATCGGCTACACCTGTCGTCGACAAGTAGTTTGGAAGAACTCACTATACCACTATCTTTTCCCAATCTCTTGACTTTAATTGTTGGTCACCTGGAAACATTGCCAAGTGGATTCTTCCATTTCATGCCGGTTATAAAAGTTCTGGATTTGTCAAATGCTAGAATAACTAAATTACCTACAGGAATTGGTAAATTAGTTTCACTGCAATATCTCAATTTGTCAAATACGGATCTAAGAGAATTGTCTGCGGAGCTTGCAACTTTGAAAAGACTAAGATATCTGCTATTAGAAAGtagtcttcaaataatttttaaggaagTAATATCACATCTCTCAATGTTGAGACTTTTTAGCTTCCGAATTCCATATTCCTTTTCGGAGGAGGAAGCCAATTATTCAAGGAAAGATGATAAGGCTATTTATTTACGTAAGGATAATAAAGCATTATTAGAGGAGTTAGAAGGGTTGGAGCACATAAATTGGGTCTCTTTGCCCATTGTAGATGCTCTGTCTTTCCAAAAGTTATTGAACTCCCAAAAATTACTGAATGCTATGAGAGATTTAGACCTTTGGAACTTGGAAGGTATTAGCAGACTCCAATTGCCAAGAATCAAACATCTGCGTAGCCTTAACATATATAGATGTGGGGAGCTACAAGACATAAAAGTCAATCTAGAAAATGAGAGGGGTAGACGGGAATTTGTAGCAGGTTATATCCCAAACTCAATTTTCTACAACCTCCTCTCAGTAAATGTTCGTCAACTTCCAAAGTTGTTGGACTTGACATGGCTTATTTACATCCCAAGTCTTGAACGTCTTATTGTACAAAGATGTGAATCCATGGAAGAAGTGATAGGTGATGCAAGTGGGGTCCCCGAAAATCTTGGCATATTCTCAAGACTCAAAATTTTGTACTTGTCTTTTGTACCAAATCTAAGGAGCATCAGCAGACGAGCTTTGCCATTTCCTTCCTTGGAAACCCTCATCATGAGGAAATGCCCAAACCTAAGGAAGCTGCCATTAGATTCAAACAGTGCAAGAAACAGTTTAAAGACAATTAACGGGGAATCAGAGTGGTGGCAAGGGTTGCAGTGGGAGGATGAGACCATTCAACTCACTTTCACTCCCTACTTCCACAACTAG